The following proteins come from a genomic window of Halomicroarcula saliterrae:
- the priL gene encoding DNA primase regulatory subunit PriL, with amino-acid sequence MQPLHARYPFLAAAREAVETAAVDLGEVVATDDAVTDRAVERVEHAITDGTVGEPHRRTRVELLSYPVARVLVSLVDQHVCTRKYAQAEAETAQERFRQEFAATTEFKSTSTERVSLDQLLAEFDLASAVSDADDGYWVEVGTYLDLAADQRGDHWRLVNRPLADGRVRIASEELYVLLKQAIRHRVTDGLPFQVPETIATELDGEVEQLREVLSELDLTREIDTVVPELFPPCMQALLDQVQKGEHLEHHSRFAIAAFLTSIGMTTDEIVDLFNVNPGFGEEATRYQVDHIRGDTSPTEYSTPACSTMQSYGDCVNKDDLCERISHPMAYYEKKIDDAEDDELEDWRDENAESDDEAAEA; translated from the coding sequence ATGCAGCCGCTCCACGCGCGATACCCGTTCCTTGCCGCCGCTCGCGAGGCCGTCGAGACCGCGGCGGTCGACCTGGGCGAGGTGGTCGCGACCGACGACGCAGTGACTGACCGGGCCGTGGAGCGGGTCGAACACGCTATCACGGACGGCACCGTCGGCGAGCCACACCGTCGAACGCGGGTGGAACTGCTCTCGTACCCGGTCGCCAGAGTGCTCGTCTCGCTGGTCGACCAGCACGTCTGTACCCGCAAGTACGCACAGGCCGAAGCAGAGACGGCCCAGGAGCGGTTCCGACAGGAGTTCGCGGCGACGACGGAGTTCAAGTCGACGAGCACGGAACGGGTGAGTCTCGACCAGCTACTCGCCGAGTTCGACCTCGCGAGCGCCGTCAGCGACGCCGACGACGGCTACTGGGTCGAGGTCGGCACCTATCTGGACCTGGCGGCGGACCAGCGGGGCGACCACTGGCGGCTGGTCAACCGGCCGCTGGCCGACGGGCGGGTCCGTATCGCCTCGGAGGAGCTCTACGTCCTGCTGAAACAGGCCATCCGCCACCGCGTCACGGATGGGCTGCCGTTTCAGGTGCCCGAGACCATCGCGACGGAACTCGACGGGGAGGTCGAGCAACTTCGGGAGGTGCTCTCGGAGCTGGACCTCACCAGAGAGATAGACACGGTCGTTCCCGAGCTGTTCCCGCCCTGTATGCAGGCGCTGTTGGACCAGGTCCAGAAGGGCGAACACCTCGAACACCACTCCCGGTTCGCCATCGCGGCGTTCCTGACGAGTATCGGCATGACGACCGACGAAATCGTCGATCTGTTCAACGTCAACCCCGGTTTCGGCGAGGAGGCGACCCGGTATCAGGTCGACCACATCCGCGGCGACACCAGCCCCACCGAATACTCCACGCCGGCCTGTTCGACGATGCAGTCCTACGGCGACTGCGTCAACAAGGACGACCTCTGTGAACGCATCTCACATCCGATGGCGTACTACGAGAAGAAGATAGACGACGCCGAGGACGACGAACTCGAGGACTGGCGCGACGAGAACGCCGAGAGCGACGACGAAGCGGCCGAGGCCTAG
- a CDS encoding twin-arginine translocase subunit TatC: protein MSSAIDEDTVRTVQSGRETLGAMLGAAQSNLQKVFIVFVAGMIGTILALQYGVWDRLRTDLLYSQMDLTTQQATSIVAITPFDVILLQVKIGAVIGILLSLPLLVYFGRDGLRRRGWWPAQHIPAWKGALFVVISLGLFAVGAGYAYELFFPIMFNFLAGNASAAGFSPQYSIVKWFQFVFLLTVSFGLAAQLPLMMTILSYTGIVPYETFREKWRWAVVAIFVFGALFSPPDPFTQIMWALPLCGLYAISLALSKLAVTIKRSGELVSTRRVARERWNVVLGAAVAAGGAAYFLLTSAAFRYIQAAEAYVAPYSGSIKGNLARPALFGLSTGETAALFGVAVGSLAALLALYYYVLQALEESAVPAGRQHGDPTAIDIDELSASAIGVAPEEAFEVMTEEEALGHADRALSNDDQEKAQAILDRWDAVHEDGGPETATDDGGETAATEADDGGILASTTAGMADAFTEEETTEDDIGGYYYDIRFILDSLLSKAFWIMGIFGAVLAGVFLFLYQGGIGAIREVFVGRLPEGMRAGVNIVTLHPVEHLVFIVKFSTIIGAVSVVPLVAYFAWPAMKDRGLVGGDRKILLVWGGSLFGALIVGSLVGFLYVAPVTISAIARDQLQANMVISYRISSFGWLVFFLTVGIGLLAEIPITMFLFHRGGIVPFSVMFERWREVVIAIVALSAILSPKGIFTMFLVGIPVSLAYLFGLAILWVYTLGGRRTPKSRGEPAD from the coding sequence ATGTCGAGTGCCATCGACGAGGACACCGTTCGGACGGTCCAGAGCGGCCGTGAGACGCTCGGTGCGATGCTGGGCGCCGCACAGTCGAATCTCCAGAAGGTGTTCATCGTCTTCGTCGCCGGGATGATAGGGACCATTCTGGCGCTGCAGTACGGGGTCTGGGACCGGCTGCGCACGGACCTGCTGTACTCGCAGATGGACCTGACGACCCAGCAGGCGACGAGCATCGTCGCCATCACGCCCTTCGACGTCATCCTCCTGCAGGTGAAAATCGGGGCCGTCATCGGGATTCTGCTGTCGCTGCCCCTGCTCGTCTACTTCGGCCGGGACGGGCTGCGCCGGCGGGGCTGGTGGCCCGCCCAGCACATCCCCGCCTGGAAGGGCGCGCTGTTCGTCGTAATCAGTCTGGGGCTGTTCGCCGTCGGCGCCGGCTACGCCTACGAGCTGTTTTTCCCCATCATGTTCAACTTCCTCGCCGGCAACGCCAGCGCCGCGGGGTTCTCGCCGCAGTACTCCATCGTCAAGTGGTTCCAGTTCGTCTTCCTGCTGACGGTCTCCTTCGGCCTCGCGGCACAGCTACCCCTGATGATGACGATACTCTCCTACACCGGTATCGTCCCCTACGAGACCTTCCGGGAGAAGTGGCGCTGGGCCGTCGTCGCCATCTTCGTCTTCGGCGCGCTGTTCTCGCCGCCGGACCCGTTCACCCAGATCATGTGGGCCCTGCCGCTGTGTGGGCTCTACGCCATCAGCCTCGCGCTCTCGAAGCTCGCGGTGACTATCAAGCGCTCGGGCGAGCTCGTCAGCACCCGCCGGGTCGCCCGCGAGCGGTGGAACGTCGTCCTCGGCGCCGCCGTCGCGGCCGGCGGCGCGGCGTACTTCCTGCTGACCTCCGCCGCGTTTCGCTACATCCAGGCGGCCGAGGCCTACGTCGCCCCCTACTCCGGGAGTATCAAGGGGAACCTCGCCCGCCCCGCGCTCTTCGGGCTCTCGACGGGCGAAACCGCAGCGCTGTTCGGCGTCGCCGTCGGCTCGCTCGCGGCGCTGCTCGCGCTGTACTACTACGTGTTGCAGGCGCTCGAAGAGAGCGCGGTGCCGGCCGGCCGACAGCACGGCGACCCGACGGCCATCGACATCGACGAGCTGAGCGCCTCGGCGATCGGCGTCGCGCCCGAGGAAGCCTTCGAGGTGATGACCGAGGAGGAGGCGCTGGGCCACGCCGACCGCGCGCTCTCGAACGACGACCAGGAGAAGGCCCAGGCCATCCTCGACCGCTGGGACGCGGTCCACGAGGACGGCGGCCCCGAGACCGCGACCGACGACGGCGGTGAGACGGCCGCGACCGAGGCGGACGACGGCGGCATCCTCGCCTCGACTACCGCCGGGATGGCAGACGCCTTCACCGAGGAGGAGACCACCGAGGACGACATCGGCGGCTACTACTACGACATCCGCTTCATCCTCGACTCCCTCCTGTCGAAGGCGTTCTGGATAATGGGCATCTTCGGTGCCGTTCTCGCCGGCGTCTTCCTCTTTCTCTACCAGGGCGGTATCGGGGCGATCCGGGAGGTGTTCGTCGGCCGCCTCCCCGAGGGGATGCGGGCCGGCGTGAACATCGTGACCCTGCATCCGGTCGAACACCTCGTCTTCATCGTGAAGTTCTCGACCATCATCGGGGCCGTCTCGGTGGTGCCGCTCGTGGCCTACTTCGCGTGGCCGGCGATGAAAGACCGCGGGCTCGTCGGCGGGGACCGGAAGATACTGCTGGTCTGGGGCGGGTCGCTCTTTGGCGCGCTCATCGTCGGCAGCCTCGTCGGCTTCCTCTACGTCGCGCCGGTGACCATCTCGGCCATCGCCCGCGACCAGTTGCAGGCCAACATGGTCATCTCCTACCGCATCAGTAGCTTCGGCTGGCTCGTGTTCTTCCTCACCGTCGGTATCGGACTGCTCGCGGAGATACCGATCACGATGTTCCTGTTCCACCGCGGCGGCATCGTCCCCTTCTCGGTGATGTTCGAGCGCTGGCGCGAGGTCGTCATCGCCATCGTCGCCCTATCGGCGATTCTCTCCCCGAAGGGCATCTTCACGATGTTCCTCGTCGGCATCCCCGTCTCGCTGGCGTACCTGTTCGGGCTCGCCATTCTGTGGGTGTACACGCTGGGCGGGCGCCGGACACCCAAGAGCCGGGGCGAGCCGGCGGATTAG
- a CDS encoding alpha/beta fold hydrolase — MVSVSTIDADPQYLDRAGRRLAYATYSDPTGRPVVFCHGTPGSRLLGRLLDAPAARRGVRLVSPDRPGIGASDDAPVGIDDWPADVAALLEHLDVESAGVLGFSGGAPFALSCHRLDAVESVTLVSGTGPPGVGGAGRAQRAMGTLARYAPWLLSPFVRLQRWVLRRRDPSAALDLLADEPPETDALSTDEIARLVETDILAATAGGPDGVVRELGLLAEPWPFDLDSVSVPVTVFQGQRDTNVTPATGEALVRRLPEATLERVDSDHLGTLCVAAPRALRGPTLV, encoded by the coding sequence ATGGTCTCCGTTTCGACCATCGACGCCGACCCGCAGTATCTCGACCGCGCCGGGCGCCGCCTCGCCTACGCCACCTACAGCGACCCGACGGGTCGGCCCGTCGTCTTCTGTCACGGGACGCCGGGGTCGCGGCTGCTCGGCCGCCTGCTCGACGCCCCGGCCGCGAGACGCGGCGTCCGACTCGTCTCTCCGGACCGGCCGGGCATCGGGGCCTCCGACGACGCCCCGGTCGGTATCGACGACTGGCCGGCCGACGTGGCCGCGTTGCTGGAACACCTCGACGTCGAGTCGGCGGGCGTCCTCGGCTTCTCCGGGGGCGCGCCGTTCGCGCTTTCCTGTCACCGGCTGGACGCCGTCGAGTCAGTGACGCTCGTCAGCGGAACGGGACCGCCGGGTGTCGGCGGGGCGGGACGGGCACAGCGAGCGATGGGGACGCTGGCCCGATACGCCCCGTGGCTGCTCTCACCGTTCGTGCGACTCCAGCGGTGGGTGCTCCGTCGCCGGGACCCGTCGGCCGCGCTGGACCTCCTCGCCGACGAGCCCCCGGAGACCGACGCGCTCTCGACCGACGAAATCGCGCGGCTGGTCGAGACCGACATCCTCGCGGCGACGGCCGGCGGCCCGGACGGCGTCGTCAGGGAACTGGGGCTGCTCGCCGAGCCGTGGCCGTTCGACCTCGATTCCGTCTCTGTGCCGGTCACCGTCTTTCAGGGCCAGCGCGACACCAACGTCACACCGGCGACCGGCGAAGCGCTGGTTCGGCGGCTCCCCGAGGCGACGCTCGAACGGGTCGACAGCGACCACCTCGGGACGCTCTGTGTGGCCGCGCCGCGGGCGCTCCGGGGTCCGACGCTCGTCTGA
- a CDS encoding SWIM zinc finger family protein — protein sequence MTLIYPSDDSEPTALAPDPSRLEPRAARAWTERMVVDRREDHSYAVTTESGHTYRVDLRDHSCSCPDHRIRGEQCKHLRRVAIEITARRVAPPGRERARCDVCGSVTFVRADDAPPHRCRHCGLVAGDVVVDRETGKRLVVARVLDERADEHVIQATGETVAEYERNDGYPVDDAVVEATYLSAVRRSRPPRRYAFPRSRLDRTDEQLVE from the coding sequence ATGACACTGATATACCCATCTGACGACAGCGAGCCGACTGCACTCGCACCCGACCCCAGCAGACTCGAACCGCGCGCCGCGCGTGCCTGGACCGAGCGGATGGTGGTCGACCGGCGCGAGGACCACAGCTACGCCGTCACTACCGAGAGCGGCCACACATACCGCGTCGACCTTCGCGACCACAGCTGTAGCTGTCCGGACCACCGGATACGCGGCGAGCAGTGCAAACACCTCCGACGGGTCGCAATCGAGATAACCGCCCGCAGAGTCGCGCCGCCGGGCCGCGAGCGGGCGCGCTGTGACGTCTGTGGGAGCGTCACGTTCGTCCGCGCGGACGACGCCCCGCCCCACCGCTGTCGGCACTGTGGGCTCGTCGCCGGCGACGTGGTCGTCGACCGCGAGACGGGCAAGCGCCTCGTCGTCGCCCGCGTTCTCGACGAGCGGGCCGACGAGCACGTCATCCAGGCCACCGGGGAGACCGTCGCCGAGTACGAGCGAAACGACGGCTACCCGGTCGACGACGCGGTCGTCGAAGCGACGTATCTGAGCGCTGTCCGCCGGTCGAGGCCGCCGCGGCGCTACGCCTTCCCGCGGTCGCGACTGGACCGGACCGACGAGCAGCTGGTCGAGTGA
- a CDS encoding queuosine precursor transporter: protein MTSSEDPLRVGLVALFITALVVAQVTASKLLAFSLPVSLPVAGETLILPGAALAYALTFFASDCYAELYGRRAATAVVNVGFAMNFVLLALVWSTILAPGLPGQEIDPAAFRSVLGASTAIVVASLAAYLVSQNLDVFLFHALGEATGGDHLWLRNVGSTATSQLVDTAIFIGVGFVLLQGLSLPAALSLAVGQYLLKLAIALVDTPFVYAVVAFARGREQAAKPTPW from the coding sequence ATGACGAGCAGTGAGGACCCGCTGCGGGTGGGGCTCGTCGCGCTCTTTATCACGGCGCTGGTGGTCGCACAGGTCACCGCCTCGAAGCTGCTCGCGTTTTCGCTGCCAGTCTCGCTCCCGGTGGCCGGCGAGACGCTGATTCTGCCCGGCGCGGCGTTGGCGTACGCGCTCACGTTCTTCGCGTCGGACTGCTACGCGGAACTGTACGGGCGACGGGCCGCGACGGCGGTCGTCAACGTCGGTTTCGCGATGAACTTCGTCCTGCTGGCGCTCGTGTGGAGCACTATCCTCGCGCCGGGGCTGCCGGGACAGGAGATCGACCCGGCCGCCTTCCGCTCGGTGCTGGGCGCGAGCACCGCCATCGTGGTCGCCAGCCTCGCCGCCTACCTCGTCAGCCAGAACCTCGACGTGTTCCTCTTCCACGCGCTGGGCGAGGCGACGGGCGGCGACCACCTCTGGCTGCGCAACGTCGGCTCGACGGCGACCAGCCAGCTGGTCGATACGGCCATCTTCATCGGCGTGGGGTTCGTGCTCCTGCAGGGGCTCTCGCTCCCGGCGGCGCTGTCGCTCGCCGTCGGTCAGTACCTGCTGAAACTCGCTATCGCGCTGGTGGACACCCCCTTCGTCTACGCCGTCGTCGCGTTCGCTCGTGGCCGGGAACAGGCCGCCAAGCCGACGCCCTGGTAA
- the hjc gene encoding Holliday junction resolvase Hjc — translation MPNSNAKGDRRERELVNALDDAGFAVMRAPASGSATERELPDVLTGDGETFYAIEAKSSAGNPIYLDGEEIEALLFFARNFGAKPRVGVRFDREEWYFFHPGDLYTTDGGNYRVKKETALAEGTDFDEFVGNTKKVTLDEVAESSGPDQAVLDILSAFERGDLSKEEAAEML, via the coding sequence ATGCCAAACTCGAACGCGAAGGGGGACCGCCGCGAGCGGGAGCTGGTCAACGCCCTCGACGACGCCGGCTTCGCCGTGATGCGAGCGCCCGCAAGCGGCAGCGCGACCGAACGCGAACTCCCCGACGTGCTGACCGGCGACGGCGAGACGTTCTACGCCATCGAGGCCAAATCCAGCGCCGGCAACCCGATATATCTGGACGGCGAGGAGATAGAGGCGCTGCTCTTTTTCGCGCGGAACTTCGGCGCGAAACCGCGCGTCGGCGTCCGGTTCGACCGCGAGGAGTGGTACTTCTTCCACCCGGGCGACCTCTACACGACCGACGGCGGCAACTACCGCGTCAAGAAGGAGACGGCGCTGGCCGAGGGAACCGACTTCGACGAGTTCGTCGGGAACACGAAGAAGGTCACGCTGGACGAAGTTGCCGAGAGCAGCGGTCCGGACCAGGCGGTGCTTGACATCCTCTCGGCGTTCGAGCGGGGCGATCTATCGAAGGAGGAGGCGGCCGAGATGCTGTAG
- a CDS encoding DUF6517 family protein yields the protein MSHGVGPLFLTTPDNSPVFEPLDMVSTESTSSEELGLGEGNTGDDGDVSIGSTRIETEQIQSTPDLSRIYWNYLDTDWAENTQTTVAVFTTPSASVGGRSLNPLSEVDEEEFVTADGAEYLEESGIREAAGLGPNLSWAVAPAEVASRSVTFLGNQTTMQSYVGYVTTSDAEIPRTLLINLATTETGDDIAFGVTVQHRAMYSVSESDATSPSTGLLSEMSVPDLVGTQASNGLDVSAGEEMTLVLEAGVAASADLAARALGDLSLT from the coding sequence ATGAGCCACGGTGTTGGCCCGCTGTTCCTGACTACTCCTGACAATAGCCCCGTCTTCGAGCCACTCGACATGGTATCCACCGAGAGCACCAGCAGCGAGGAACTCGGTCTGGGCGAGGGCAACACCGGAGACGACGGCGACGTCTCTATCGGTTCGACGAGAATCGAGACCGAGCAGATTCAGAGCACGCCCGACCTCAGTCGAATATACTGGAACTACCTCGACACCGACTGGGCCGAGAACACCCAGACGACGGTCGCGGTGTTCACCACGCCGTCGGCGTCGGTGGGCGGCCGGTCGCTGAACCCCCTCTCGGAGGTCGACGAAGAGGAGTTCGTCACCGCCGACGGCGCCGAGTATCTCGAAGAGTCGGGCATCCGCGAGGCCGCCGGGCTCGGCCCGAACCTCTCGTGGGCGGTGGCGCCGGCCGAAGTCGCCTCGCGGTCGGTGACGTTCCTCGGGAACCAGACGACGATGCAGAGCTACGTCGGCTACGTGACGACCAGCGACGCCGAGATTCCACGGACCCTGCTCATCAACCTCGCGACGACCGAGACCGGTGACGATATCGCCTTCGGCGTCACCGTCCAGCACCGCGCCATGTACAGCGTGAGCGAGAGCGACGCCACTTCACCGAGCACGGGGTTACTGTCGGAGATGTCAGTGCCGGACCTCGTCGGGACCCAGGCGAGCAACGGTCTCGACGTCAGCGCGGGTGAGGAGATGACTCTCGTTCTGGAAGCCGGTGTCGCTGCCAGTGCCGACCTCGCAGCGCGGGCACTCGGCGACCTCTCGCTGACCTGA
- a CDS encoding DUF7472 family protein, with amino-acid sequence MEIEREAIVQVVISAISLVTFVAATVYVATSYSADGGLTPQGGTALVGAIGLFVIVMLGAGLWLERQQF; translated from the coding sequence ATGGAAATCGAGCGGGAGGCCATCGTCCAGGTCGTCATCTCGGCCATCAGCCTCGTTACGTTCGTCGCCGCTACCGTCTACGTCGCCACGAGCTACTCGGCCGACGGGGGTCTCACCCCGCAGGGCGGAACCGCGCTGGTCGGCGCTATCGGGCTCTTCGTCATCGTGATGCTCGGCGCCGGGCTCTGGCTCGAACGCCAGCAGTTCTAG
- a CDS encoding DNA polymerase sliding clamp has product MFNAIVSADTLKSALDSVSVLVDECKIHLEDDGLEIRAVDPANVGMVDLRLDAAAFESYETDGGLIGVNLSRLEDIAGMADSGQLVHLELDEETRKLHIAIDGLEYTLALIDPDSIRQEPDLPDLDLSSHVVIEGKDINRAVTAADMVSDHIALGVRASDELFYVDAEGDTDDVHLELTRDDLIDLTAGDAHSLFSLDYLKNMNKAIPKDAEVEMELGEEFPVKMHFDFAEGQGRVTYMLAPRIQSE; this is encoded by the coding sequence ATGTTCAACGCCATCGTGAGTGCGGACACGCTCAAATCGGCTCTCGATTCAGTGAGCGTGCTGGTGGACGAGTGCAAGATCCACCTCGAAGACGACGGGCTGGAGATTCGGGCGGTCGACCCGGCCAACGTCGGCATGGTCGACCTGCGACTCGACGCGGCGGCCTTCGAGTCCTACGAGACCGACGGCGGCCTCATCGGCGTCAACCTCTCGCGGCTAGAGGACATCGCCGGGATGGCCGATTCGGGCCAGCTCGTCCATCTCGAGCTCGACGAGGAGACGCGCAAGCTCCACATCGCCATCGACGGGCTGGAGTACACCCTCGCCCTCATCGACCCCGACTCCATCCGCCAGGAACCCGACCTGCCGGACCTCGACCTCTCCTCGCACGTCGTCATCGAGGGGAAAGATATCAACCGCGCCGTGACGGCCGCTGACATGGTCAGCGACCACATCGCGCTGGGTGTCAGGGCCAGCGACGAGCTGTTCTACGTCGACGCCGAGGGCGACACGGACGACGTCCACCTGGAACTCACCCGCGACGACCTCATCGACCTCACGGCCGGCGACGCCCACTCCCTGTTCTCGCTCGACTACCTGAAGAACATGAACAAGGCCATCCCGAAAGACGCCGAGGTCGAGATGGAACTCGGCGAGGAGTTCCCCGTCAAGATGCACTTCGACTTCGCCGAGGGGCAGGGCCGAGTCACCTACATGCTCGCGCCGCGCATCCAGAGCGAATAG
- a CDS encoding 23S rRNA (uridine(2552)-2'-O)-methyltransferase: MSGKDEYYNKAKQQGYRARSAYKLQQLDETAGLLGEGRTVVDLGAAPGGWLQVAAERVGERGTVVGVDRQRIEHLEDPEPTVEYVRGDMTEERTKEKVRDAVGGTTDARGGPVDVVVSDMAPNMSGDYDLDHARSVHLVRQAFEVATDLLDSGGDFAAKVFDGQDLQDLKADIEPEFEYVREVRPDASRDSSSELYLVAKHRLTAPVREGDVVEVTIDDMGEEGDGIAKVEGFTVFVSGVEEGETLDVRVDDVKPRFAFAQPARD; this comes from the coding sequence ATGTCCGGTAAAGACGAGTACTACAACAAGGCCAAACAGCAGGGCTACCGCGCCCGCTCGGCGTACAAGCTCCAGCAACTGGACGAGACGGCTGGCCTCCTTGGCGAGGGTCGAACTGTCGTCGACCTCGGCGCGGCCCCCGGCGGTTGGCTGCAGGTCGCCGCCGAGCGCGTGGGCGAGCGCGGGACCGTCGTCGGCGTCGACCGCCAGCGCATCGAGCATCTGGAGGACCCGGAGCCGACCGTCGAGTACGTCCGCGGGGACATGACCGAGGAGCGTACCAAGGAGAAAGTCCGCGACGCTGTCGGCGGCACCACCGATGCGCGGGGCGGCCCGGTCGACGTGGTCGTCTCGGACATGGCGCCGAACATGAGCGGCGACTACGACCTCGACCACGCCCGCTCGGTCCACCTGGTCCGGCAGGCTTTCGAGGTCGCGACCGACCTGCTCGACTCGGGCGGGGACTTCGCCGCGAAGGTGTTCGACGGGCAGGACCTGCAGGACCTGAAAGCCGACATCGAACCCGAGTTCGAGTACGTCCGCGAGGTCCGCCCGGACGCCTCGCGGGACTCCTCTTCGGAGCTGTATCTCGTCGCGAAACACCGACTCACCGCACCGGTCCGGGAAGGCGACGTGGTCGAGGTGACCATCGACGATATGGGCGAGGAGGGCGACGGTATCGCGAAGGTCGAGGGCTTCACCGTCTTCGTCAGCGGCGTTGAGGAGGGCGAAACGCTCGACGTGCGCGTCGACGACGTGAAACCCCGCTTCGCGTTCGCGCAGCCGGCGAGGGACTGA
- a CDS encoding DUF7139 domain-containing protein codes for MEQLGDAYGGRRWEGRDPRRVYAGAALGILGALAVVVGLLVVTTPLADVLGATDLRAAEKLAGTLGGLGIPAMFLGVVVVLPSSRRENVGVAVGAAFCLVGVALFQVAYPDRWTTGAETLAFETSMAYFLGTTLAFWFVFTAMASFRTRNNPQGTVRLELTRQGENRTVTVSREEYERYTRAIRSDGGETEQIIRELESRAEE; via the coding sequence ATGGAGCAGCTCGGAGACGCGTACGGCGGGCGCCGCTGGGAGGGGCGGGACCCGCGCCGCGTCTACGCCGGGGCCGCGCTCGGTATCCTGGGCGCGCTCGCAGTCGTCGTCGGCCTGCTAGTCGTGACGACTCCGCTCGCTGACGTGCTCGGTGCGACTGACCTCCGGGCCGCCGAGAAACTCGCCGGTACGCTGGGTGGGCTGGGAATCCCGGCGATGTTTCTGGGCGTCGTCGTCGTCCTCCCCTCGTCGCGGCGCGAGAACGTCGGCGTCGCCGTCGGCGCGGCGTTCTGTCTGGTCGGCGTCGCCCTCTTTCAGGTGGCCTACCCCGACCGGTGGACGACCGGCGCGGAGACGCTCGCCTTCGAGACGTCGATGGCGTACTTCCTCGGGACCACGCTCGCGTTCTGGTTCGTCTTCACGGCGATGGCGAGTTTCCGCACCCGGAACAACCCGCAGGGGACGGTTCGACTGGAGCTGACCCGTCAGGGGGAGAACCGAACGGTAACGGTCTCCCGCGAGGAGTACGAGCGCTACACGAGGGCGATTCGCAGCGACGGCGGCGAGACCGAGCAGATAATCCGAGAGCTGGAATCCCGGGCCGAAGAGTAA
- a CDS encoding DUF4382 domain-containing protein encodes MDRRTFLSMTTVTGTALVAGCGGSTDDGGPTAEDGTAGGNTDTTDSSSTGRFRLLVSDRPADIDDFDALDVTFDRARVHREQSETEETEVEETGDVTEAEETGTVEDTERESEGRETESGFTVFDLDEPTVDLTQVVGEKAIGVLDGTLETGQYSKIELYVSDVEGIVDGASVPVTVPSGKLQITHSFEITADGTVEFVFDINVVKRGLGGYNLLPVISESGVAGEDVAVEEVEADDEPPAEPTPESGTATAGTDA; translated from the coding sequence ATGGATAGACGGACTTTCCTCAGTATGACCACGGTCACCGGGACGGCGCTCGTCGCCGGCTGTGGCGGCTCGACTGACGACGGCGGCCCGACCGCCGAAGACGGAACAGCCGGTGGGAACACCGACACCACAGACAGTTCGTCCACGGGCCGCTTCCGCCTCCTCGTCAGCGACCGACCGGCGGATATCGACGACTTCGACGCGCTGGACGTGACGTTCGACAGGGCCCGCGTCCACAGGGAGCAGTCGGAGACCGAAGAGACGGAGGTCGAGGAAACGGGGGATGTCACGGAGGCCGAGGAAACCGGGACTGTCGAAGACACGGAGCGCGAAAGCGAGGGCCGTGAGACCGAGAGTGGCTTCACCGTCTTCGACCTGGACGAACCGACCGTCGACCTGACGCAGGTCGTCGGCGAGAAAGCGATCGGCGTCCTCGACGGGACACTGGAGACCGGGCAGTACAGCAAGATCGAGCTGTACGTCTCGGACGTCGAAGGTATCGTCGACGGCGCGTCGGTGCCAGTGACGGTCCCGAGCGGGAAGCTCCAGATCACGCACTCGTTCGAGATTACGGCCGATGGGACCGTCGAATTCGTCTTCGATATCAACGTCGTCAAGAGGGGACTGGGCGGCTACAACCTCCTGCCAGTCATCAGCGAGAGCGGTGTCGCCGGCGAGGACGTGGCCGTCGAGGAAGTCGAGGCTGACGACGAACCGCCGGCGGAGCCGACGCCCGAGAGCGGAACTGCCACGGCCGGGACAGACGCGTAA
- a CDS encoding ribbon-helix-helix domain-containing protein has product MPKISVEVPAELLDDLDDHVGEDGKFVNRSEAIRASIRKTLDVLDDIDERQGRLDDEQ; this is encoded by the coding sequence ATGCCCAAGATAAGCGTCGAAGTGCCCGCCGAACTCCTCGACGACCTCGACGACCACGTCGGCGAGGACGGGAAGTTCGTCAACCGCAGCGAGGCCATCCGGGCCTCCATCCGCAAGACGCTCGACGTGCTCGACGACATCGACGAGCGGCAGGGACGGCTCGATGACGAGCAGTGA